The Nitrosomonas cryotolerans ATCC 49181 genome includes a window with the following:
- the ppsA gene encoding phosphoenolpyruvate synthase yields the protein MSSVKYIAWFDELRMTDTNSVGGKNASLGEMISQLSGAGVRVPGGFATTANAYRDFLAQDNLAQRIEETLALLDVSDVALLSRTGTQIRKWIMGISLPQRLQEEISAAYEKMLISAGTRNISVAVRSSATAEDLVDASFAGQQETFLNITSLDSLLTAVRSVYASLYNDRAISYRVHHGFAHADVALSVGVQRMVRSDLGASGVMFTLDTESGFDQVVFITASYGLGEAVVQGIVNPDEFYVYKPTLKQGKPAILKRNLGTKLIQIQYAENDGTQRTVSTHDVDETKRAQFSITDKEVEELARHALVIEAHYQRPMDIEWGKDGLDGKLYILQARPETVQSRASLERLESYQLKNKSEILVSGYAIGQKIGSGRVRLILNPEEMSCVEEGDTLVTDMTDPDWEPVMKRAAAIVTNRGGRTCHAAIIARELGIPAVVGCGNATSVLAERRMVTVSCAEGNIGNIYDGALEVEITELVLDSMPQSPVKISMNIGNPGLAFDLRRMPNDGIGLARLEFIIARMIGVHPKAILAYPDIPIELKQAIEKCSMGYSNPVRFYVDKLTECIATLAAAFFPKPVIVRLSDFKSNEYANLVGGKDYEPSEENPMLGFRGASRYIAESFRDCFRLECEALRKVRDEMGLTNVEIMIPFVRTLAEARQVIALLEENGLRRGEQGLRLIMMCEVPSNALLADEFLQYFDGFSIGSNDLTQLTLGLDRDSGLVSASFDERDPAVKVLLRLAIQACLKANKYIGVCGQGPSDHPDLANWLMEEGVQNLSLNPDSVMQTWLYLANQADKKRSR from the coding sequence ATGAGCTCAGTAAAATATATTGCCTGGTTTGATGAGCTACGTATGACCGATACGAATAGTGTGGGAGGGAAGAATGCCTCGCTGGGTGAGATGATTAGCCAGTTATCTGGAGCCGGTGTACGGGTGCCGGGTGGTTTTGCTACCACAGCTAATGCGTATCGGGACTTTCTTGCACAAGATAACCTGGCTCAGCGTATTGAAGAAACCCTAGCATTATTGGATGTGAGTGATGTTGCGTTATTGAGTCGAACAGGTACTCAGATTCGGAAGTGGATTATGGGGATTTCTTTACCACAACGTCTGCAAGAAGAAATCAGCGCCGCTTATGAAAAAATGCTGATCAGTGCAGGAACACGTAATATTTCCGTAGCGGTGCGATCATCAGCTACTGCTGAAGATTTGGTGGATGCTTCGTTTGCAGGACAGCAAGAAACATTTCTGAATATTACTAGCCTGGACAGCTTATTGACAGCTGTTAGATCTGTATATGCTTCGCTCTATAATGATCGTGCGATTTCGTATCGTGTTCATCATGGGTTCGCACATGCTGATGTAGCGCTATCGGTTGGGGTGCAACGGATGGTTCGAAGTGATCTGGGTGCTTCAGGTGTTATGTTTACACTGGATACTGAATCCGGATTTGATCAAGTTGTTTTTATTACGGCATCCTATGGGCTTGGTGAGGCTGTTGTTCAAGGCATCGTAAACCCGGATGAATTCTATGTATATAAACCTACATTGAAACAAGGTAAGCCTGCCATACTTAAACGTAATCTGGGTACAAAGCTGATTCAAATACAATATGCTGAGAATGATGGCACGCAACGTACGGTGAGTACTCATGATGTGGACGAAACCAAACGCGCCCAGTTTTCGATCACAGACAAGGAAGTAGAAGAATTGGCCCGTCATGCGTTGGTTATTGAGGCGCATTATCAAAGGCCTATGGATATTGAATGGGGAAAAGATGGCCTTGATGGCAAACTTTATATTCTGCAGGCTCGACCGGAGACGGTACAGTCTCGAGCCAGCTTGGAACGGTTGGAGAGCTACCAGCTAAAAAATAAATCAGAAATTCTGGTCTCTGGATATGCGATTGGTCAGAAAATAGGGAGTGGGCGGGTACGCTTGATCTTGAATCCCGAGGAAATGTCGTGCGTAGAAGAAGGAGATACCCTGGTAACGGATATGACGGATCCGGATTGGGAGCCCGTAATGAAGCGCGCAGCAGCAATCGTTACGAATAGGGGCGGACGTACTTGTCATGCGGCGATTATTGCGCGTGAATTGGGTATTCCAGCTGTTGTCGGTTGTGGTAATGCGACCAGCGTGCTGGCTGAGAGGCGGATGGTCACTGTTTCCTGTGCAGAAGGGAATATAGGTAATATTTATGACGGTGCACTAGAAGTTGAAATCACGGAACTGGTATTAGACTCCATGCCGCAATCGCCTGTCAAAATCAGTATGAATATTGGTAATCCAGGTTTGGCATTCGATCTACGACGGATGCCAAACGATGGCATCGGTTTAGCGCGACTAGAATTTATTATTGCCCGTATGATTGGGGTTCATCCCAAGGCTATACTCGCTTATCCTGATATTCCAATAGAGCTGAAGCAAGCCATCGAAAAATGTAGTATGGGATATAGTAACCCGGTGCGTTTTTATGTTGATAAGCTCACAGAATGTATTGCAACGCTGGCGGCTGCGTTCTTTCCGAAACCGGTGATTGTGCGTTTGTCAGATTTTAAATCTAATGAATATGCGAATCTTGTTGGTGGAAAAGATTATGAACCCAGCGAGGAGAACCCGATGCTCGGTTTTCGAGGCGCTTCGCGTTATATTGCTGAAAGCTTTCGCGATTGTTTTAGATTGGAATGCGAAGCGCTTAGAAAAGTTCGTGATGAAATGGGTTTAACCAATGTGGAAATTATGATTCCATTCGTACGAACATTGGCTGAGGCTAGGCAGGTTATAGCATTGCTGGAGGAGAATGGTCTGAGACGGGGTGAACAGGGCTTACGTTTGATCATGATGTGTGAAGTTCCTTCCAATGCATTACTTGCTGACGAATTCCTACAATATTTTGACGGTTTTTCAATCGGCTCAAACGACCTTACCCAGCTCACCCTTGGACTCGATCGTGATTCCGGCCTTGTCTCGGCATCTTTTGATGAACGTGATCCAGCGGTCAAGGTTTTGCTGCGCTTGGCTATTCAGGCATGTTTAAAAGCCAATAAATATATTGGTGTTTGTGGACAAGGACCATCGGATCATCCTGATTTGGCTAATTGGCTAATGGAGGAAGGCGTTCAGAATCTTTCGCTTAATCCTGATAGTGTTATGCAAACCTGGTTATATCTGGCTAATCAAGCCGATAAAAAAAGATCACGCTAA
- a CDS encoding GGDEF domain-containing protein — translation MSVESNDSVFLSKIEFKLNIHFFIQVLDAIPDLVFIKDRQHRFIFINKSLEQFLGFCRNEMVGRTDDHFFPKNQVKIFKEVDERVFQERKVTINEEEITDSKGKISILETKKNVFETINGELILVGVIKDITVLRHTQLTLEESNKKLFKKAYIDALTGLPNRRYLGSCMTLALEKAKQNNCSFAVLFIDLDRFKIANDTFGHDVGDELLIQVSQRIKRAIRKNDSVIRMGGDEFVVLVNDSSEKSVIRISKSIENELMRDFVIQGHVINIEASIGIAIYPQNGRSIDALLKIADSNMYINKKRHR, via the coding sequence ATGTCGGTAGAGAGTAACGATTCAGTTTTTCTGAGTAAAATAGAATTTAAATTAAATATTCATTTTTTTATTCAAGTATTGGATGCTATTCCGGACTTGGTTTTTATCAAAGATCGTCAGCATCGATTTATTTTTATAAATAAATCACTCGAGCAATTTCTTGGTTTTTGTCGTAATGAAATGGTTGGCAGGACTGATGATCATTTCTTTCCTAAAAACCAGGTGAAAATTTTTAAAGAAGTGGATGAACGAGTTTTTCAGGAAAGAAAGGTTACTATTAATGAAGAGGAGATAACTGATTCAAAAGGAAAAATAAGTATTTTAGAAACAAAAAAAAATGTTTTTGAAACAATTAATGGTGAACTGATTTTAGTCGGCGTTATAAAGGATATAACCGTATTACGTCATACACAGCTTACTTTAGAAGAGTCTAATAAAAAGCTTTTTAAAAAGGCATATATTGATGCATTAACTGGCTTGCCTAATAGAAGATATTTGGGAAGCTGTATGACGTTGGCGTTAGAAAAAGCAAAGCAAAATAATTGCTCATTTGCTGTCTTATTTATAGATCTGGATAGATTCAAGATAGCAAATGATACTTTTGGTCATGATGTGGGTGATGAGCTGCTGATACAAGTCAGTCAGCGAATCAAGCGGGCAATTAGGAAGAATGATAGTGTTATAAGAATGGGTGGAGATGAATTTGTTGTGTTGGTTAATGATTCTTCAGAAAAAAGTGTAATTCGTATCAGCAAGTCAATCGAAAATGAGCTGATGCGCGATTTCGTGATTCAGGGCCATGTCATAAATATTGAGGCAAGTATAGGCATTGCTATTTATCCCCAGAATGGGAGAAGTATTGATGCATTACTTAAAATTGCTGATAGTAATATGTATATCAATAAAAAGCGGCATAGGTGA
- a CDS encoding GIDE domain-containing protein, producing MNVSSWLVTLNGDEITLYLIAASAMMLACLGLVFYYLRRARLIEDMPTSRIRSAAQGYVELIGTVSRSEMAEMVAPLSGIPCVWFDYKVQRYRRAGKSGHWHTITQGTSKQCFQIDDGTGTCSVNPQGAEVITEHSRTWHGDSEMPRYRVRNNNPILRVLRGHRYRYIEKFIYIHDVVYALGHFQSSGGGRQIPSHHELMGAVIREWKQNYQQLLQRFDSNNKGEIDLQEWEQVRQAASKEAEIRHRRLSNMPTTYTLSNTTNKRHPFIISTHSQRKLSEKFRCYAVVSLITSLFSGYFLIILADKL from the coding sequence ATGAATGTAAGTTCATGGCTGGTTACGCTCAACGGTGATGAAATCACATTATACTTGATTGCGGCATCTGCGATGATGTTAGCGTGTCTTGGCCTGGTATTTTACTATTTAAGACGAGCACGCCTGATTGAGGATATGCCAACTTCAAGAATCCGTTCAGCAGCACAAGGTTATGTGGAGTTAATTGGCACCGTGTCTCGTAGCGAAATGGCAGAAATGGTCGCGCCGCTTTCCGGTATACCTTGTGTCTGGTTTGATTATAAGGTGCAACGGTATAGACGCGCCGGTAAAAGTGGTCATTGGCATACGATTACTCAGGGGACGAGTAAGCAATGCTTTCAGATTGATGATGGGACGGGCACTTGTAGTGTTAATCCACAAGGTGCGGAAGTGATTACGGAACATTCGCGTACTTGGCATGGTGACAGTGAGATGCCTCGATATCGTGTCAGAAATAATAATCCTATACTTCGAGTCTTACGCGGACATCGCTATCGCTACATTGAAAAATTTATCTACATCCATGACGTGGTCTATGCGCTTGGTCACTTCCAAAGCTCGGGAGGAGGTCGACAGATACCGAGCCACCACGAGCTAATGGGAGCGGTGATTCGAGAATGGAAGCAGAACTACCAACAGCTATTGCAGCGTTTTGACAGCAATAATAAGGGTGAAATAGATTTGCAGGAGTGGGAACAAGTACGGCAGGCGGCGAGTAAGGAAGCAGAAATCCGCCATCGTCGTTTATCTAACATGCCAACGACCTATACGCTGAGTAATACAACGAATAAGCGACATCCTTTTATCATTTCGACGCACAGTCAGAGAAAATTATCTGAAAAATTTCGCTGTTATGCTGTAGTCTCCTTGATTACTAGCCTGTTTTCTGGGTATTTTCTGATTATATTAGCTGATAAGCTTTAA
- a CDS encoding LemA family protein → MDVSTLVIVAVLCIVLVYGVFIYNNLVQLKHNVSKAWANIDVLLKQRHDELPKLVETCKQYMHYEKDALEAIIKARSAVSTARQDSDIKSLGVAETQLRLGLGNLFALAESYPELKASESFQYLQSRITGLEQGIADRREFYNESTNLSNIRIEQFPDVLVARKMGFKAFDLLEFSEVEKTDIDMNMLFR, encoded by the coding sequence ATGGATGTTTCAACACTGGTTATTGTTGCAGTGCTGTGTATTGTACTTGTTTATGGCGTTTTCATTTATAACAATCTGGTACAGTTAAAACATAATGTATCCAAGGCTTGGGCGAATATCGATGTGTTGCTAAAACAGCGCCATGATGAATTACCCAAGCTGGTTGAAACGTGCAAACAATATATGCATTACGAGAAAGATGCTTTGGAGGCGATTATCAAGGCCCGTTCGGCGGTTTCCACAGCTCGGCAAGATTCAGACATCAAGTCATTGGGTGTGGCAGAGACTCAGCTACGTCTGGGTCTGGGTAATTTATTTGCACTGGCTGAGTCATATCCGGAATTAAAGGCAAGCGAGTCATTTCAATATTTACAATCCCGCATTACAGGTTTAGAACAAGGTATTGCGGATCGTCGGGAATTCTATAATGAATCAACCAATCTGAGTAATATTCGGATTGAACAGTTTCCTGATGTGCTGGTTGCGCGCAAGATGGGATTCAAAGCTTTTGATCTATTGGAGTTTTCAGAAGTGGAGAAAACGGATATTGATATGAATATGCTATTCAGATGA
- the hrpA gene encoding ATP-dependent RNA helicase HrpA, with protein sequence MKKIHPADLTRRLVNLPKPTYPEDLPVIVRRQEIMDAIKENQVVIVCGETGSGKTTQLPKICLELKRGVTGLIGHTQPRRIAARTVAKRIAAELNSPLGHTVGYKVRFSDKVSANTYIKLMTDGILLAETQSDPLLQAYDTLIIDEAHERSLNIDFLLGYLKQLLLRRPDLKLIVTSATIDAQRFSRHFNDASVIEVTGRMYPVAVHYRPVTAEDDEDSDSQQAILDAIAEVMQIGSGDILVFLPGEREIRETTEALRKHHFGRMKLGPADISILPLFARLSFSEQERVFKTEAVRRIILATNVAETSLTVPGIRYVIDTGWARVNRYSYRNKVVQLQLEKISRASANQRAGRCGRIASGVCIRLYAEEDYLARVEFTDPEILRSSLAAVILRMKSLKIGDVESFPFIEPPSSRMIADGYRLLAELGAVDDNRQLTRIGWQLAKFPIDPRIARMILAAKDENSLNEVLIIASALSLQDPRDRPFERQDAADRAHQCFQDERSDFLSYLKLWVFFEELLRDKKSHRKLVAQCQEKFLSYRRMREWREIHAQLHGLVMDLGLKPNQVPADYVEIHRALLAGLLGNIGFKTEKESEYLGARGIKFSIFPGSVLKKGKSKWIVVAELIETTKLYGRCVAKIDPIWLEGIAGRLCKQHYSDPHWEKQPAQVIAYERVTLYGLPIVPKRQIHYGKINSQESREIFIRGALVAGEYVTPALFFEHNRKRISEIEELEHKARRQDVLVDEQAIFSFYDAIVPMEIYNGAGFEKWRKQAERENPQLLYLSRTYLMRHEADRVTEAQFPENMQLDGKDELPLSYRFEPGHVLDGVTVSVPLPLLNQLDAKQFDYLVPGLIREKITWHFKALPKQIRRYLIPLPESVTQFLQSLQVGVNASALSDLLATFVLRKTGTSVPVDAWTDKDLPIHLLMNFKVVDDAGEELAMSRNLVQLQAQLGQVAQLTFSQPDSGEQVSIERDNVMRWDFGDLPVEIIFTRMGKQLTGYPTLLDEEDSVAIRLLDTRDAAEESMRAGMRRLLCFELKDNLKYLDKKLSGLKQVTLQFTALISPDVLKQDMLTVIVDRAFIGEDVLPRSEHLFTVQKQRARARLPTVAEALIYLMQNIGNEYQSFRERLSGVGKNHQRLKSELSIQLENLIYPGFLGATQWERLQHFPRYLKGMSMRLDKFSLNPVRDERHESDIALLWKQYIQRLEKHREVGVNDASLAEFRWQIEELRISLFAQELKTPYPVSAKRLQRLWEKIRG encoded by the coding sequence ATGAAAAAAATTCATCCCGCAGATTTAACGCGACGTCTTGTTAACCTTCCCAAGCCGACCTATCCAGAAGATCTTCCGGTAATTGTGCGCCGACAGGAGATAATGGATGCGATTAAAGAAAATCAGGTGGTTATTGTTTGTGGAGAAACAGGTTCAGGTAAGACAACACAATTACCGAAAATCTGTCTTGAGCTCAAGCGAGGTGTTACGGGACTAATCGGCCATACGCAGCCACGGCGTATTGCAGCCCGTACGGTAGCAAAGCGAATTGCTGCTGAACTGAATAGCCCGCTTGGTCATACTGTTGGTTATAAGGTACGGTTCTCCGATAAAGTCAGTGCGAATACGTATATTAAACTCATGACGGATGGGATTTTGCTGGCTGAAACGCAAAGCGATCCTCTGCTACAGGCTTATGACACTTTGATCATTGATGAGGCGCATGAGCGTAGCTTGAATATTGATTTTCTGCTTGGATATCTTAAGCAGTTATTGTTGAGGCGCCCGGATTTAAAACTTATCGTAACTTCCGCAACGATTGATGCACAACGTTTTTCCAGACATTTTAATGATGCGTCAGTAATTGAAGTGACTGGGCGGATGTATCCGGTAGCCGTGCATTATCGCCCTGTTACTGCTGAAGATGATGAAGACTCGGATAGCCAGCAGGCCATTCTTGATGCGATAGCTGAAGTGATGCAAATTGGCTCGGGAGATATACTGGTGTTTCTTCCGGGTGAGCGAGAAATCAGAGAAACTACCGAGGCATTACGTAAACATCATTTTGGCAGAATGAAGTTGGGTCCGGCTGATATATCAATCTTGCCATTATTTGCTCGCTTGTCATTTTCTGAGCAAGAGCGGGTATTCAAGACGGAAGCGGTACGCCGTATTATATTGGCTACCAATGTGGCAGAGACTTCATTGACTGTTCCTGGTATCCGTTATGTGATTGATACAGGCTGGGCGCGTGTCAATCGCTACAGTTATCGCAATAAGGTAGTACAGCTACAATTAGAGAAAATCTCCCGTGCTTCCGCTAACCAGAGAGCCGGACGTTGTGGACGGATAGCAAGCGGTGTGTGTATTCGTTTGTATGCGGAAGAAGATTATCTTGCTCGAGTGGAATTTACCGATCCTGAAATTCTCCGCTCTTCATTGGCCGCAGTGATTCTGCGTATGAAATCACTGAAAATTGGGGATGTCGAGAGTTTTCCGTTTATCGAACCGCCTTCATCGCGCATGATTGCGGATGGTTATCGATTATTGGCCGAATTGGGCGCGGTAGATGATAACCGGCAATTGACACGTATCGGCTGGCAATTGGCCAAATTTCCGATTGATCCAAGAATTGCCCGTATGATATTGGCGGCAAAAGATGAAAATTCTTTGAATGAAGTGCTTATTATTGCGTCTGCATTAAGTTTACAAGATCCACGTGACAGGCCATTTGAACGACAGGATGCTGCTGACAGGGCGCATCAGTGTTTTCAAGATGAGCGTTCTGATTTCTTGAGTTATCTAAAACTATGGGTGTTTTTTGAAGAATTATTGCGAGATAAGAAATCTCATCGTAAGCTGGTCGCGCAGTGTCAAGAAAAATTTTTATCCTATCGTAGAATGCGTGAATGGCGTGAAATCCACGCTCAGCTGCATGGATTAGTCATGGATTTAGGTCTTAAACCCAATCAAGTTCCAGCTGATTATGTTGAAATTCATCGTGCATTGTTGGCTGGGTTACTGGGTAATATTGGCTTTAAAACCGAGAAAGAAAGTGAATATCTTGGTGCCAGAGGAATTAAATTTTCTATTTTTCCAGGTTCGGTATTGAAGAAAGGAAAATCAAAATGGATTGTCGTTGCTGAATTGATCGAAACGACAAAACTTTATGGACGTTGTGTTGCAAAAATTGATCCGATATGGCTGGAAGGTATCGCAGGTCGTTTGTGTAAGCAACATTATTCTGATCCTCACTGGGAAAAACAACCGGCACAGGTGATTGCTTATGAACGTGTGACGCTCTACGGGCTCCCCATCGTGCCAAAAAGGCAAATACATTATGGGAAGATCAATTCACAGGAATCACGAGAGATCTTTATCCGAGGGGCCTTGGTAGCAGGTGAGTATGTGACCCCAGCATTATTCTTTGAGCATAACCGAAAGCGTATTAGTGAGATAGAAGAATTGGAACATAAAGCACGGCGCCAAGATGTATTGGTAGATGAGCAGGCTATCTTTTCTTTTTACGATGCAATTGTTCCGATGGAAATCTATAACGGTGCAGGATTTGAAAAATGGCGCAAGCAGGCCGAGCGGGAGAATCCGCAGCTGCTTTATCTTAGCCGCACATATTTAATGCGTCATGAAGCCGATCGTGTTACTGAAGCACAGTTTCCCGAAAATATGCAGTTGGATGGTAAAGATGAATTACCACTGAGCTATCGTTTCGAGCCAGGGCATGTGCTGGATGGTGTGACGGTTAGTGTTCCGCTGCCATTACTTAATCAGCTTGATGCGAAGCAATTTGACTATCTGGTACCGGGATTGATTCGTGAGAAGATCACCTGGCATTTTAAAGCGCTACCAAAACAGATACGCCGTTATTTAATACCCTTGCCAGAATCGGTTACCCAATTTCTGCAAAGCCTGCAAGTCGGTGTCAATGCCAGTGCACTAAGTGATCTATTGGCAACCTTTGTTTTAAGGAAGACCGGTACCTCAGTTCCAGTGGATGCCTGGACAGACAAGGATCTGCCGATACATTTATTGATGAATTTCAAGGTGGTAGATGATGCGGGGGAAGAACTGGCAATGAGCCGTAATCTTGTGCAATTACAAGCGCAGCTCGGTCAGGTGGCACAATTAACCTTTTCTCAGCCGGATTCCGGCGAACAGGTGAGTATTGAACGTGACAATGTGATGCGTTGGGATTTTGGTGATTTGCCTGTTGAGATTATTTTTACGCGTATGGGTAAACAGTTGACTGGTTATCCGACACTACTGGATGAAGAAGACAGTGTTGCGATTCGCCTGCTCGATACAAGAGATGCTGCTGAAGAATCTATGCGAGCTGGGATGCGGCGATTATTGTGCTTTGAACTCAAGGATAATTTAAAGTACCTGGACAAAAAATTGTCTGGGCTAAAACAAGTAACGTTACAATTCACCGCTCTTATCAGTCCGGATGTACTTAAACAAGATATGCTAACCGTCATTGTTGATCGCGCTTTTATCGGGGAAGATGTATTGCCACGCAGTGAACACCTGTTTACAGTGCAGAAACAACGCGCGCGTGCACGTTTGCCCACTGTAGCTGAGGCATTAATTTACTTAATGCAAAATATCGGCAATGAATATCAATCATTCAGAGAGCGTTTATCGGGAGTAGGAAAAAATCATCAGAGATTAAAAAGTGAGTTAAGTATCCAGTTGGAAAATCTTATTTATCCCGGATTTCTCGGTGCTACACAATGGGAACGGTTACAGCATTTTCCGCGCTATTTAAAAGGAATGTCTATGCGTCTGGATAAATTTTCCTTAAATCCAGTGCGGGATGAACGCCATGAATCCGATATTGCGTTGCTATGGAAACAATATATACAACGCCTGGAGAAACACCGTGAGGTAGGGGTCAACGACGCCAGTCTGGCTGAATTTCGTTGGCAGATCGAGGAATTGCGCATTTCTTTGTTCGCCCAGGAATTGAAAACGCCATATCCGGTATCGGCTAAGCGATTACAGAGACTATGGGAAAAAATCAGAGGATAG
- a CDS encoding glutathione S-transferase, translating to MKPLLYTFRRCPYAIRARLAIKISGVEVDMQEVSLRNKPKALLDCSPKGTVPVLKLADGRIIEESLDIMQWALSIHDPESWMDKSGGLSAEAKSLIDQNDGSFKYFLDRYKYADRFPENSVSYYREQAERFLMALNTRLSQHCYLIGNHPTLPDMAIFPFVRQFAHVDHGWFYASNYNYLINWLDALLESTLFNTVMQK from the coding sequence ATGAAACCTTTGCTTTATACATTTCGCCGTTGCCCATATGCAATTCGTGCCAGATTGGCAATCAAGATCAGTGGTGTTGAAGTAGATATGCAAGAAGTCAGTTTACGTAACAAACCTAAAGCATTGCTGGATTGTTCTCCAAAAGGAACTGTACCAGTCCTGAAGCTTGCTGATGGACGTATTATTGAAGAAAGTCTGGACATCATGCAATGGGCGTTATCGATTCATGATCCAGAAAGCTGGATGGATAAAAGTGGTGGCCTGTCTGCAGAAGCAAAATCCTTGATTGATCAGAACGACGGATCTTTTAAATATTTTCTTGACCGTTATAAGTACGCAGACCGGTTTCCAGAAAACTCTGTGAGCTATTATCGCGAGCAAGCAGAGAGATTTTTGATGGCACTGAATACCCGTTTGAGTCAACATTGCTATTTAATAGGTAATCACCCGACACTTCCCGATATGGCTATATTTCCATTTGTTCGCCAGTTTGCTCATGTTGATCATGGCTGGTTCTATGCATCCAATTACAACTATTTAATTAATTGGTTAGACGCCTTGTTGGAATCAACGTTATTTAATACAGTTATGCAGAAATAA
- a CDS encoding SDR family oxidoreductase gives MTRYQNIQRHLSENQYCWLITGVAGFIGSNLLETLLKLNQRVIGLDNFSTGYQYNLDQVESLVGAAAWANFSFLKGDIRHLEDCNKACQNVDLVLHQAALGSVPRSIEDPILTHENNISGFLNMLVASRNASVKRFVYAASSSTYGDHPDLPKVESVIGQPLSPYAVTKYANELYANVFTRCYGTESIGLRYFNVFGPRQDPNGAYAAVIPQWIAALIKNKTLYINGDGETSRDFCFIDNVVQANLLAALADDSESVNQIYNVALSERTTLNQLYEMMRSILIERFPHLRDHRPEYVAFREGDVRHSQASIIKAQDLLGFEPTHPIDDGLKHAMDWYTANLS, from the coding sequence ATGACACGATATCAAAATATTCAACGACACCTGAGTGAAAATCAGTATTGTTGGTTAATCACCGGTGTTGCTGGTTTTATTGGATCTAATTTGTTAGAAACGCTGTTGAAGCTGAATCAGAGAGTGATTGGGTTAGATAATTTTTCAACGGGCTATCAATATAATCTGGATCAGGTTGAAAGTCTGGTTGGGGCGGCCGCCTGGGCTAATTTTAGTTTTTTGAAAGGGGATATTCGTCATTTGGAGGATTGTAACAAGGCCTGTCAAAATGTTGACCTCGTGCTACATCAAGCTGCCCTGGGATCTGTTCCGCGTTCAATTGAAGACCCAATTTTAACGCATGAAAATAATATTTCCGGATTTCTGAATATGCTGGTAGCCTCTCGGAATGCTTCAGTGAAACGCTTTGTTTATGCTGCATCCAGCTCAACTTATGGTGATCATCCTGATTTACCGAAGGTAGAATCGGTGATTGGACAGCCGCTTTCCCCGTATGCAGTGACCAAATATGCTAATGAACTTTATGCAAATGTATTTACACGTTGTTATGGCACTGAATCTATCGGATTACGTTATTTTAATGTATTTGGCCCAAGGCAGGATCCAAATGGTGCTTACGCTGCCGTAATCCCACAATGGATTGCAGCACTGATAAAAAATAAAACATTGTATATTAATGGGGATGGTGAAACCAGCCGGGATTTTTGTTTTATTGATAACGTGGTCCAGGCTAATTTGCTTGCAGCATTGGCTGATGACTCGGAATCGGTTAACCAAATCTATAATGTGGCGCTCAGTGAACGTACGACACTGAATCAGCTTTATGAAATGATGCGTTCAATATTGATTGAGCGCTTTCCTCACCTTCGTGATCATCGGCCCGAATATGTTGCTTTCCGAGAGGGCGATGTTCGTCATTCTCAAGCCAGTATTATCAAGGCTCAGGATTTACTGGGTTTTGAACCGACCCATCCCATTGATGACGGGCTTAAGCATGCTATGGATTGGTATACTGCTAATCTTTCATAG